In Zea mays cultivar B73 chromosome 7, Zm-B73-REFERENCE-NAM-5.0, whole genome shotgun sequence, the following proteins share a genomic window:
- the LOC103633099 gene encoding ornithine decarboxylase, with product MASRGHSYIWRQTHAEQPRTHTKRRVSPDDLLASGPAWHHLPGPLDRSSSRQHEFSIEQVRSRCSSIARVVNRLVITMVGSSPLQAVLVAPGVKDRKVLAFKRDALKDKDAVSGLIHSILASSPAQRSAFYVFDLAKVVDLFRAWRRALPDARPCYAVKCNPDPALLGALAALGAGFDCASRAEIEAVLALGVRPGDIVYANPCKPEAHLEYAAEVGVNLTTYDSEEEVAKVRRCHPGCELLLRLKGPDGGDVRVDLGTKYGAHPDEVVPLLRAAQRAGVGVAGVSFHVGSGASNLHVYRGAIQAARAAFDAAAALGMPPMRVLDIGGGFVSGPTFDDAAAVINDALAHHFGDLPCVEVIAEPGRYFAETAFTLAARVIGKRTRGEVREYWIDDGLYGSLNCIIMDHYVPTPRPLASPRPGDKTYTSTVFGPTCDSLDTVLTGYLLPEMSVGDWLVFDDMGAYTTGAGSNFNGYATSDIKIYVAYSS from the exons ATGGCCAGCCGCGGGCACTCCTATATATGGCGCCAGACTCATGCCGAGCAACCCCGCACACACACCAAGAGACGCGTCTCACCAGACGACCTTCTCGCCTCAGGGCCTGCTTGGCATCACTTGCCAGGTCCGTTGGATCGGTCATCGTCTCG TCAACACGAGTTCTCCATCGAACAAGTTCGATCCCGCTGCTCATCTATCGCGCGCGTCGTCAATCGTCTCGTCATCACCATGGTTGGAAGCAGCCCCCTGCAGGCCGTGCTGGTGGCCCCCGGCGTCAAGGACAGGAAGGTGCTCGCGTTCAAGCGCGACGCGCTCAAGGACAAGGACGCCGTCTCCGGCCTCATCCACTCCATCCTCGCGTCCAGCCCGGCGCAGCGCAGCGCCTTCTACGTCTTCGACCTGGCCAAGGTCGTCGACCTCTTCAGGGCGTGGCGCCGGGCGCTGCCGGACGCGCGGCCCTGCTACGCCGTCAAGTGCAACCCGGACCCggcgctgctcggcgcgctcgccGCGCTCGGCGCGGGCTTCGACTGCGCCAGCCGCGCCGAGATCGAGGCCGTGCTCGCGCTCGGCGTCCGGCCCGGGGACATCGTCTACGCCAACCCCTGCAAGCCCGAGGCGCACCTCGAGTACGCCGCGGAGGTCGGCGTCAACCTCACCACCTACGACTCCGAGGAGGAGGTGGCCAAGGTCAGGCGCTGCCACCCCGGCTGCGAGCTCCTGCTCCGCCTCAAGGGCCCCGACGGCGGCGACGTCCGGGTCGACCTGGGGACCAAGTACGGCGCGCACCCCGACGAGGTCGTGCCGCTCCTGCGCGCCGCCCAGCGCGCGGGGGTCGGCGTGGCCGGCGTCTCCTTCCACGTCGGCAGCGGCGCGTCCAACCTCCACGTCTACCGCGGGGCCATCCAGGCCGCGCGCGCCGCGTTCGACGCGGCCGCTGCCCTGGGGATGCCGCCCATGCGCGTCCTCGACATCGGCGGCGGCTTCGTGTCCGGCCCCACTTTCGACGACGCCGCGGCCGTCATCAACGACGCCCTCGCGCACCACTTCGGCGACCTGCCGTGCGTCGAGGTGATCGCCGAGCCCGGCCGCTACTTCGCCGAGACCGCGTTCACGCTCGCCGCGCGCGTCATCGGGAAGCGCACGCGCGGAGAGGTGCGCGAGTACTGGATCGACGACGGCCTCTACGGCTCGCTCAACTGCATCATCATGGACCACTACGTGCCCACCCCGAGGCCGCTCGCCAGCCCGCGCCCCGGCGATAAAACCTACACTTCCACGGTCTTCGGCCCAACGTGCGACTCCCTCGACACGGTGCTCACCGGGTACCTTCTGCCAGAGATGAGCGTCGGCGACTGGCTCGTCTTCGACGACATGGGCGCCTACACTACCGGAGCCGGCTCCAACTTCAACGGCTACGCGACGTCAGATATAAAGATCTATGTAGCCTACTCCAGCTGA